TTGAATCTGAAATTGCAGCTTCAACAAATTGCAACAGCTGAAGAGATGTCATGGAGGCAAAAATCTAGATGCTTATGGCTTAAAGAGGCGGACAAGAACACTAAGTTCTTTCAGAGAATGGACAATTCACATAGAAGGGGTAACTCCATTGAAAGATTGAGAATAGGGGATGAGCTGACTGAAGATAAAGGAAGGATAAAGGATGGCATTCTGAAGTATTATCAACAAATTTACAAAGAAGCTGAATCCTGGAGTCCCTCCGTTGTTTTTTAGAACATGTCCACCCTCAGTACAGAAGAAAAGGAGGAGCTTGAACTTCCTTTCACTGAATTGGAGATCTCTAATGCTCTTATGGCTTGTGCCCCTGACAGCCCCAGGTCCTGATGGTTACACCATGGCTTTCTTCCAAAAATCATGGTGCTTCATTAAAGATGATATGCTAGCAGCTCTCAATTTCTTTCACCAGAATTGCCAAATGGTGAGATCTTGTAATGCTTCTTTTATTGCTCTAATTCCAAAGAAGAAGGTACTGTGGAGCTTACAGACTACCGGCCTATAAGCCTCTTAGGCAGTGTCTATAAGTTGTTGGCTAAAATTCTAGCAGAGAGGATGAAAAAGGTGATGAATTCTCTAGGCTCGGGCAGAAAGTGCATTTCTAAAGAATAGGCAAATAACTGATGCATCCTTGATTGCTAATAAGGTGCTAGACTGGAGAATGAAGAGTGGTGAGTCTGGGATCTTATGCAAATTGGATATAGAGAAAGCCTTTGACCAGCTTAACTGGGCCTATCTAGTCAGCATTCTGAAACAAATGGGCTTTGGTAACAGGTGGATAAGATGAATATACTTCTGCATTTCAACAATGAAGTTCTCAGTTCTGATCAACAGAAGTCTAGTGGGATTCTTCTCAACTCAAAAGGGGTTGAGGCAGAGGGACCCACTCTCTCCTTTTCTATTCCTCCTGGCTATGGAAGGGCTATCTCAGTTGCTACCTAAGGCTAAAGAACTTCAGTgggttcaaggatttcaagtaggCAGCAATCCAGCTACCACTGTCAATGTTTCTCACCTACTTTATGCGGATGACACTCATTTTCTGCGGAGCTGATAGGCAACAGGTCCCCAATCTTAACACCACCCTTATAGTTTTTGAAGCTATCTCTGGACTCCATATTAACATGCTCAAAAGTGTTATATATCCGATTAATTAGGTGGCCAATCTAGAGGAACTTGCTGGCATACTAAGTTGCAAAACTGGGTCCTTACCCACCACCTATCTAGGTCTTCCCTTGGGGGCAAGTTTCAAATCTTCTGGAATCTGGAATGGAGTTATTGAAAAAATGGAAAAGAGACTGGCTACATGGAAAATGCAATACCTCTCCATGGGAGGTAGGCTCACTCTCATCAATAGTGTCCTAGACAGTATTCCTATACCAGGTTCAATTCTAAAACAAATGGATAGGCTCAGAAGGAGATTTCTATGGGAAGGAAATAGTCTCACTCACAAGTACTCTCTAGTTAAATGGCAATCAGTAACTCAGCCTAAGTTTCAAGAAGGCTTGGGAATCAGAAATCTCAAACTTCACAACAACAGCTTACTCATGAAGTGGCTCTGGAGGTCTGGACAAATTGAGGCTGGGTTTTGGAGAGACATCACTAAGGCAAAATATGGCATTCAAGACCACTGGTGTCCAATGAAAAGCACTGAACCCCATGGTGTTGGGGTCTGGAGACACAAGCAGTTTCCAAGATGATTTTTTCAAGGAAGTATCCTTCAAGGCTGGTAATGGGCTCAAGATCAGATTTTGGCAAGACAAATGGCCAAGGAACTCTAGGCTAAAAGACTATTTTCCCTCCTTGTTCCAGATAGCCTCCAACAAAGAAGCAACTATAGCCCAGTACAGAGACAACAACTATTGGACTCCTATTTTCAGAAGGAACTTTCAGGATTGGGAGATTAATGACATCCTTTCCCTCTTAGAAACCCTACAAAACACTAAACTGGTGGTTGAAGATCAAGACAAGATTCTTTGGGATAATTCTAAGGAGAAGACATATCGTGTGAAAGAATGCTATGAAATATGAGCTCCCAGAATGGCATTCTACTAAGTTGGCCTTGGAAACATGTCTGGAAAACTAGGCAACCTCTCAGAGTTTCTTGTTTCACCTGGACAGCCCTGCAGGAAGTATGCCTAACACAAGACAACCTCAGGAAAAGAGGTGTAATCCTCATCAACAGATGTGCCATGTGCAAGCAGACCAATGAGAGTGTTAATCACCTTTTTTTGCACTTCTCTACAGCAGCTAGCCTATGGTACTTTTTCTACTCTATGCTTGGCCTACAATGGGTAATGCCCTACAACATCAAGGATGCTTATGCCAGCCGAATATTGTGGAGAGTTGATAAATCCATTAGAAAGATCTGGAGAATGATCCCAGCAGCCATTATTTGGAGCATATGGAAGGAGAGAAACAACAGATGTTTTAATGGAATTTCAACCTCTTTCTGCACTCTTAAAGCCAAATGTCTGGTTAGTTTATTTAGCAGGGACTTTTTTGCCAATGTAAACAGTGTGGATAACTTTTTGGAGTTTGTTAGTTCCCCATCTCTAGTACAGAAGAGTAGTAGGGTTCCCTTTTGACTGTTTCACATGTTTTTGCCAAGCTAGCTCCATATATATCTGTTTAGAGCAACTTTCTTGCACACTGTGCTTTTGTAACtttgcatcttcttgatgctTTCTAATATCATTTAATtactttaccaaaaaaaaagggtactccctccatttcaatttgttagTTTAGGTAAAGAAGACTTtagaatcttgtggtcttaaactaaagatatgtagatgtatcaaaatgccctttaatcttgtggtcttaaacatgtcatgtagaaagttgaaattaaagagtttccaaaaaaaaagggaagaggcattctttttaaaaggactaaaaaggaaagtaggacaaacaaattgaatcAGAGGAAGTACTTGGTTTGTCTGACTTGTCCATTTTAGAATGCGAGTCATGTCAACCTAATAAGTATATTCTCTCCCATTTCCCTCAATGACCTGTAATCGGGTGGAGTCAcctttcagttttttttttttaaaccggaaattgtgtatatatttcATAAGGAACAAATCATACATGGTTTTATTGAAACCATATTTACAAGAGTAGTTCGAAAATCTATGGTCCTATTCTATATAATGagtcaaaacatcatcaataaTAGAAACAGAATCATTTGAAAATACCTAATTACACAAAAAACACAGAATCAAGATATAATTCAACTTGATCTGTTGCATACTATTCTCAACATTCTCAAAACATCTAGAGTTCTCTCCTTCCAAATTGTCCACCAAATGCAAGCAGGGATAATTCTCCATCTACTTCTGTTCTTAGCCTGCAGTCCTACTTCTTCCAACTCTGGAGTGCCTCTGTAATCTTTCCAAGCCTAGACCATGAAATGCCCTTGATTAAAAGTAATCTCCATAGTTGTCTTGTAATCTTGCAATGTATAAATAGATGGTTAATTGTCTCTGTTTTTTAACCACAGAAGAAACATTTGGAACACAATGGTATCTCCCTCCCCATCAGATTGTCATCTGTAAGAACTGCCTCCTTAGACAGAAGTCAAATGGTCCGTCCTCCTGTAAGCTTTATTTACCTTGAAAGAGCCATTACCACTGCCCTGCCACCCTAGTTCTTCATCACCTTCTTGAAGTCCATTGAACTTCAAGAAGGTGAAAACTTCAGCCACTCTTTGTATTTCTCAATCATTGAGCTGTCTTCTAAAAGCAAAGCTCCACCCTTCAGGTGTCCACAATCTGCTATAGTTCTTTGTTGGTGTAGCACTAGAATATGTATGTCTGGAAAGAGCATTTCAAGGTTGCTTGTCTCATGACAAtccccacattatgggattatactgggtttgttgttgttgttgtctcaTGACAATCATCCTTCCAAAAGTCAGTCTTTTCCCCATTCTTCACTTCGATCTTGGTATTGCTCTTGAAATCATTCCAAAGAACTCTAATGGATCTCTATAAGTTGTAGAAACGTCCTTGGTCATCCACTTATCTTCCTCCTCATATTTAGCTTCAAATAATTTCCCCCCACAAAGTTACTTTCATTTGTATACTTCCATAACCATTTCATTCCAAGTGCCTTTAGAACTAAATTGATGAGTGTCACTCAACCTCCCAGTGACACTCATTTGTATACTTCCATAACCATTTCATTCTAAGTTCCTTTTAGAACTAAATTGATGAGTGTCACTCAACCTCCCAGTGACAAATACTGACTCTTTTATCTGATCAATTTATTTTCACATTTCTCAATCATATTATTCCTAATTTCAGATGATTTAGACTTAGCTCCCAGAGGCATTCCAAGGTATATGGTTGGTAGGGAACCAACTTCACTACCTAATATTGCATTCAAAACCTCCATATTTGTAACACCATTGATGGGATACAAAAAGCTTTTCCTCCAATTTATGTATAATCTAGATATCCATTCAAAAAGAACTAGAAATACCCTCAGAAATTTAAGTTGTTCTTCAGCATCACAAAAAATAAGTGTAGCATCTGCATACTGAAAATGAATCACCTATAGACTTTCCTTCCAGTTCTATCCACATCAAAATCGTTTAGGTAACCATTTGTATTTGTTGTTTTAACCATGTAAATGAGACCTTCAATAGCTACTAAGAATTGAAAAGGTGACAGAATCACCTTGTCTAAGACCCGTTGGTGATCTAAAGAACCTTTTTGGTGCACCATTAATTAGCACTGAGAAACTTACTGTTGAGATGCAATTTTTGATACAATGTATCCTTTTCTTCCCAAAGCCCATCCTCTCTAATAAGCTCAGTAGATTCCCCATTCAACATGGTCATGTGTTTTCTCAATGTCTAGCTTGCAAGGAATTCCAAGTTTCTTCTGTTTTAGTCTGGAACCACCACATCATTAGCTACTAAGACAGCATCCATGATTTGTCTTcctttaataaaatcatttgtTGAGAATCAACAAGCTTTGCCATCACCCCTTTCAATCTCTCTGTTAGTGCTTTGGAAAATAGCTTGTAAATGTTGCCTATCAAACTAATAGGAATAAAAATCCCTTAGCTCATTAGCACCTTTTTTTCTTTGGTATAAGAGCTATGAATGTGGCATTGGAACTTCTTTAAAACATTTCTTGGTaatggaaattttgaaagaCATTCATGATATCTTGCTTCACCACCTCCCAACATTTGATGAAGAAACCCATGGCGAAACCATCTGGCCCAGAGTCACCTTTCTCTTTACTTCATTCAGATATTTGGGGTCTTAATCGGTTCAGTTCTACCATGGGATGTTGTTACTTCGTTAGTTTCATTGATGATTATTCTGTGTGCATTGTGCACTTGGATATTCTTGACAAAAAATCAATCTGAGTTGTTATCTATATTCCAAACCTTCCACGTTGAAATCCAAAATCAATTTGGGGTCTCTATCCGCACGTTTTCTAGAGATAATGCCCCAGAGTGTTCGTCTTCTTCATTGCAGCAGTTCATGAATTCTCATGGGATCATTCATCAAACATCTTGTCCTTACACATCTTAACAAAATTGGGTAGTTGGAAGAAAGAATAGGCATCTCATTGACTGCTCGTACCCTACTCATACAATCTAATGTCTCATTTTAAGGGCGATGCAATTCTAAGTTTCTCACATCCTATTATCTAGTTAATCATATGTCATCCTCAACTATTCAGAATCAAGTTCCATGCTCTGTTTTATTTCCCCAGTAACCTTTGTTCTGTCTCCCACCTCATGCCTTTGGGAATACGTGTTTTGTTCATAACTTACTACAAGGAAAGATAAGAAAGCTCCTCGTGCTCTTAGATGTGTATTTTTAGGTTACTCAAGACCACACAGAGGATATTGATGTTATTTACCTAACCTCCTGTGGTGCTTTATGTCTACTGATGCTACCTTCTTTAGAACTCAACCATTCTTCAGGTGATCACTTAGACATTTCTAAGGTGTTATCAGTCCATCTTTCATAAATTCAGTCACTATCTCAGGGGTTGATCAAAATCGTTATCGATAACCCAACCGTAAATAGGTTTATTGGTATTGAGTTATTGATTTAAAGATTGGGGAATGGTTTGAAATTTCGTAACTAATGGCTTAATGGTAAGGGGTAAGGTTTACTCATTTTCCATATTGGTTTAGTCGTTAAcccaataaaaattattaaatttacaTTTATACCCCCATACAGTTGATAGTGCTTCCATTTCATGGTCAACAGTATATGATTGTTAGGAAAATAAGCTATTGCACTTTTATGTGTTCTcccattttgttattttttataagCTTACTGTCATGAAATGAAAGCACTGAAATGGAAGCACCTGATATATCCATGTTGTATAAAAGCTTAATTTGTATAAGAGTATCCTTTTTGTATAAGTGCAGTACCTATAATACGTTACTGACCATGAAATGGAAGAACTTCACTGTTTACCTAACAATCATGTACTCATTTAAGGCTATAAGTACATAAGTATatcttgttgttgtttttttacTGCCAATATACATTgggttagaataggaatagatatATACAAtactacttagaataggaataggaataggaatagaaatagtaaatagtatcctacttggtaaaggattgtattgtagtgtctataaataggatctctgtgtaataatgtagatacacaatccaataatattttcctcctatatttctcacatagctcacatggtatcagagcctctacGATCTTGGTAGAGAATCAAAGAGCTTCCACTGCCCAATGGTTATGTTAAAAAAAGTGGAGTCaatgatatatgtatgaatCTTATATTCAAAGGAAGAAAAACTTAGTCAGACAGGTCACTGTGCATCAATTTCCAGTGACTTTCTAGGATTGTTTTGTGTCAACCCATATCCGTCAGTGTTTGTGTAGCATCGCGCCATCTTTCCagtgactactttttcatatttaatttgtgtaGCATCGCGCCATCTTTCCagtgactactttttcatatttaatttgtgtaGCACGGTGCCATCTTTCTTGTGACTACTTTCTTATTTGTGTAGAGTCGTGTCATCATTCCAACCatacccatgtgatctctttTTCGGATCGTGCCATCAATCCGACCCTACACATATAACTTATATTTTCCAATAGAGTCATGTCATCAttccgaccctacccatataatttATTTCTCAAATTGTGACCACTTTCGGCCATCAAATCTAATACTCTGAGGCATGAGTATGTTCTGACCAGTTTTTGATGCGACTTTCTTGTTTAATGTCAACTCGTCTATTAATTCCAAGACGATCCATATATTTTAAACCAGATTTTGAGCACTTTCTGGCGACATCTACATTGTGAAGAAGTTTACATGGAGCAACCACCTAATTTGGTTGCTCAGGGCGAGTTTGGTAGCCTTGTATGTCGATTGTGTAAGTCACTCTATGGTTTGAAGCAATCTTCTAAAGCTTGATTTGGGAAGTTCAATACTACAATTCATGAATTTATTACTCTGTATTTTATCGATATTATGCATCAAATCCAATATTTCATGTGAAGAccaagcacattgagattgactgcattatgcatcaaatctagtatttcataaaaaaaaactgAGCACATTGAGATTGGCTGTCAGTTTTGTGAAGTCGAGTGATCAACTTGCAGATATTTCAGCAAGCTCCTCATTGATCCTCGTATTAATTACATTTGTGACAAGCTAAGTacatatgacttgtatgcactagcttgagggggagtgtttgAATATGCATAGATATATACAATCCCACTTAAAATATGAATAGGAATAtgaataataatagaaatagtaaataataTCCTACTTGAtaaaggattgtattgtagAGTCTATAAATATGAtctctgtgtaataatgtagatacacaattcaataatatttttctcctatatttctcacatctTGTTTATTACACGATAAAAACCGACCCGTAACCTCATGTTAAACCAATCGACATCTTATTGGTTAGGTTAGCAgattagtatatttaaatactAATAAGCTGAATCATTAAGTACAAATATCCAACTAAACTGCCAATAAGCACTCCAACTatctccctcttcctctccaATGCCATCACCTACGGCTCCATTTCATCCTTATACAATTCCTCCACTCTTGACTTATCATCTGATTAACACTTGTATTGAATACTTCCCCTATTGCAGACTCGTCTCATCCTAGTCCACCAATAACACTCTAAAAAGGTATTTGCTCCACTCGTACTCCCAATCCCCATTATACTTGTTTAAGTTAtcatcatttatcatcataCAATTATGTCTTTGCATCATCTTTGTCCTCTACCTTTATTCCTAAGTCCACAGGTAATGCTCTATCTCGCATTGGGTGGCGACAAGCTATGTTCGAAGAGATGATTGTTTTACATGCTAGAGGTACTTGGGAGCATGTTCCTCTACATTAAGAATGTTTTTCCACAGGTAAAGATCCATCTCGCATTGGGTGGCTACAGGCTATGTACGAAGAGATGACTGTTTTACATGCTAGTGGTACTTGGGAGTCTGTTCCTCTACATTAAGAATGTTTTTCCACAGGTGAAACTCCATATCACATTGGATGGTGACAGGCTATGTTCGAAGATGACTGTTTTACATGCTGGTGGTACTTGGGAGCCTGTTCCTCTACATTAAGAATGTTTCTCTACAAGGTGATCTTGAGGATAAAGAATCCATAGAGCAATCACCTTGTTTGTTACTCGAGGGAGTCTAGTGGTCGTGTATACCGGTCCCTATATGGTTTGGAACAATCTCCTCGAGCATGGCTTGGTAAGTTTAGCACAATCATTCAATAGTTTGGTATGACTCGCAATGAGGCTGATCATTTTATATTCTATTGACATATTAATCATAATTTGtgtatttattttgtttgtgtTGATGATAGAGTAATAAATGCCACAATAAAGATGGTATGATCAAATTAAAGCATTTTTTTTCAGCATTTCCAAACAAACGACCTAGGCATATTGAAGTATTTTCTAGGCATTGAGGTCACGCAGTCCAAATCAGGAATTGCTTATCTCACAGCGTAAGTATGCCCTACATGCTCTAGAGAGATAGGTATTATAGGTTGTAGACCCATTGACACCTCCTATAGGCTCGAATATTAAACTTCTACCACAACTAATTGGTAAGTTGAACTATCTCACAATAACTCGACTGGCATTGCCTTTCTTGTGAGTATTGTACTATCCATGTGACAGTCATTGGGATGCGATTGATCGCATTCTTCGATACATAAAATGAGCTTCAAGCaaaggataattttttttaggaatGAGATGGTCATGAGCAAATTGTTGGATTCACAAACATTGACTGGGCAGGGTCACTTTCTAATAAGCGTTCTACATATGGATATTGTGTTCTGGTAAGAGGTAATCTGGTGTATTGAAAAAGCAAGAATTGCTCAtctaatgcagaagctaaatACAAAGATATGGTTATGGCAACTTGCGAACTAATTTGGATCATAGAATTGAAGTTTGGAGAAATTAGTCAGATGGAACTTAACTTGTGTACGATAACCAAGTTGCTCTTCATATTGCATCAAATCTAGTGTTTCATGAGAGAACGAAACCACATTGAAATCGATTGTCAGTTCAtgataggaaaaaaaaatactctcAGGGCATTGTTATAAAATTCTTGAAGTCAAATGACCATCTCGCAGATATTTTCACCAAGTCCATCACTAGTTCTCGTATCAGCTACATTTGTAATAAGCTCGGTAtatatgacttgtatgcacATTCTAGGATCCTATAAAATGGTTTAACTTGATTTAGTAGAGGTAGAATGGTATCTTGTCATTTGTCGATTTagggtggtcgtaggtctaggtgTGCCATTAGAGTTGCggtgttttgttttgttttgattaCCATATTACATTTTTATCGTTATTGTCCTTCTCTTGTAAAACTTGCATcgttttttttatcaatatgctctctctatctctccctgtatatatgtgtctttatttattttacttatgtatttatttacttatttatttttacttataccTGGGAATGTGTCTTTTGAGtggagggtctttcgaaaatagtctctctatctctgtgaggtagtggtaaggtctgcg
This sequence is a window from Solanum dulcamara chromosome 10, daSolDulc1.2, whole genome shotgun sequence. Protein-coding genes within it:
- the LOC129905041 gene encoding uncharacterized protein LOC129905041, whose translation is MQGFSNTILDLELIDPLLQGAQFTWSRGEETLQATRIDRFLYSSEWTEMFTAIRQYTMPRVISDHKPILESGDWEASPSYFKFENMWLQAEGFIDMIKGWWQSYIIQGTPDFVLLQKLRNLKKDISKWNRELDQLAELRTLSAQEKAQSLNLKLQLQQIATAEEMSWRQKSRCLWLKEADKNTKFFQRMDNSHRRGNSIERLRIGDELTEDKGRIKDGILKYYQQIYKEAESWTPGPDGYTMAFFQKSWCFIKDDMLAALNFFHQNCQMVRSCNASFIALIPKKKARAESAFLKNRQITDASLIANKVLDWRMKSGESGILCKLDIEKAFDQLNWAYLVSILKQMGFGNRSLVGFFSTQKGLRQRDPLSPFLFLLAMEGLSQLLPKAKELQWVQGFQVGSNPATTVNVANLEELAGILSCKTGSLPTTYLGLPLGASFKSSGIWNGVIEKMEKRLATWKMQYLSMGGRLTLINSVLDSIPIPGSILKQMDRLRRRFLWEGNSLTHKYSLVKWQSVTQPKFQEGLGIRNLKLHNNSLLMKWLWRSGQIEAGFWRDITKAKYGIQDHWCPMKSTEPHGVGVWRHKQFPR